A stretch of DNA from Microlunatus capsulatus:
AGAGCGTGACGGCGCCGGTCTCGGCCGGGTCGGTGAGCACCCGCATCGCGCTCAGCAGCGCGGACGGCAGCTGCTCGGGCCGCCAGATCCGGTCGAAGTAGCGCGAGACGGGCCGGAAGCAGTCGTTGACGGTGACGTCGCCGGCGGAGGGCTGCTCCAGCTCCTGCAGCAGCGGCGACGCGGCCCGGTCGGCGAAGGTGTCGGCCGGCACCAGCAGCACGGGCAGCCGGTTGATGGTGGCCAGCGCGGCGCCCGTGACCATGTTGGTCGCGCCGGGTCCGACGCTGGTGGAGACCACCCAGGTCTGCCGCCGCTCCTTCATCCGGGCGTGGGCGACGGCGGTGTGCACCATCGCCTGCTCGTTGCGCCCCAGGACGTACGGCAGCGCGTCGGGCTCCTCGGTGTCGTTCCCGAGGGGGACGACCCCCCCGCGCCCCCCCGTACGCGCCAGCTCGGCCTGCAGCAGCGCCTGCCCGAAGCCGGCCACGTTGCCGTGGCCGAAGATCCCGAGGCAGCCGGCGAACAGCTTCTCCTCCACCCCGTCGGAGGAGGAGTGCTGGACGCTGAGGAACTTGACCATCGCCTGGGCGACGGTCAGGTTCACGGTTCGGGGCATGCTCAGCCTTCCTTCGCTGCGGTGAGTCGGGGGTCGACGGGCTGGTCGGCCCACGTGCCGCGGACCCAGGTCTGGTCCGGGTGGTCGGAGATCCTCCACGCGCGCTCGGGCGAGGGCCCGGCCATCACGTTGAGGTAGTACAGGGGGTGCCCGGGGGCGGCGACGCAGGGGCCGTGCCAGCCGAACGGCACCAGCACGGTGTCGCGGTCGTGGACCTCCTCCAGGACCTCGATCGGGTGCCCGGGCGAGGACGAGGTGCGCATGAACCCCAGCCCCGGCTCGCCGTGCGGGCCGGGCGCGACCTCGAAGTAGTAGATCTCCTCGAGCTCGGACTCGGTCGCGGTCGTCTCGTCGTGCTTGTGCGCCGGGTAGGAGGACCAGTTGCCGTCCGGCGTGATGACCTCGCACGCGATGAGCGCCCCGGCGTCGAGCGCCTCGGGCGTGGCGAAGTTGCGCACCTGCCGGCTGGACGGCCCGGCCCCGCGGAGCTCGACGGGCACGTCGGCCGCGGCGCCGTAGCGGAAGGGCAGCACCCGGTCGGTCCGCGCCCCGCACAGGGCGAAGCGGCCGCCGGCGGCGGAGGCGAGCGTCGCGACCGAGCCCACCGGGAGGTAGGCGAGGTCGGTGGGACCGGCGAAGACGTCGGGCCGCCCGTGCAGGGCGTGGCGGACGCCGTCGACCGCGACGTCGACCGCGCCGCTCAGCGGCAGCACGACCACCTCGGCGTCCCCGGTCGCGACGGTCCGGGTGCCGCCGGCGGCCAGGGTCAGCACGCGGAGGCTGGAGTAGCCCCAGGCCGCCGACTCCGGGGTCACCTCGAGGTCGTAGCCGTCGCGGGCGGCCGAGCCGGCGGGCAGGTAGTAGCGGCTCACCGTGCTCACCGGACCATCGCGACGGCGGTGTCGACGGCGCGGGCCACGTCGTCGTCGGCCGGGTAGAGCATCGTGCGGCCCAGCACCAGGCCGCGGACCGACGGCAGGGCCAGCGCCGCCTGCCAGCGCGCGTAGGTGGCGTCCGGGTCGCCGGCGGGGTCGCCGCCCAGCAGCAGGGTGGGCAGCGTGGTGGCGTCCATCACGCGCTCCATCTCCTCGACGACGGGGAGCTTCAGCCAGGTGTAGGCGCTGGAGGCGCCCAGGCCCTGGGCGATGTGCACCGACCTGATGACGGCGTCGGCGGACAGGTCGTTGACGACCGCGCCCCCGACCCGGCGGGACAGGAAGGGCTCGACCAGCGCGATCCGCTGCGCGCGGGCCAGCTCGGTGACGGCGCGGCCGCACTGCTCGAGGGTGGCGACGGTGCCCGGGTCGTCGAGGTCGATCCGGGTGAGCATCTTGGCGCCCTCGAAGCCGGCCTCGACGGTGCCTCGGACGTCGTAGCCGGTCTGCCGGTCGTCCAGCTCGAAGGACGCGCCCTGCAGGCCGCCGCGGTTCAGCGAGGAGAAGACGAGCTTGTCCTCCAGCGCGCCCAGCAGCAGCAGGTCCTCGGCGATGTCGGCCGTGGCCAGCAGCCCGTCGACGCCCGGCCGGGCCAGCGCGGTCGCCAGCCGCTCCAGCAGGTCGTGCCGGTCGTTCATCGCCGTCGGCCGACCGGCCGCCGCCAGGGCCCCGCGGGCGGGGTGGTCGCAGGCGACGACCATCAGCCGGCCGTCGGGGCCGAAGACGTCGGCGCGACGCCGGCGCTCGGCCAGCAGGCGGGCGATCCGCTGCGGCTCGCGGGCCCGGACCTCGTTGATCTCGGCGACCGAGCCCACGAAGCCCGGGGTGCGGGCCGGGGCGGTCAGCGCGGTCACCGGGCGAGCCCGACGTGCACCGCGTGCGCGGCGTCGAGCCCGGCGTTCGGGTCGCCGCCGGCCAGCAGGGTCTCGATCTCGGCGCCGGTGGGCATGGCGGTCGAGCACTCCAGGCGGGAGGCGACGATGGCCCCGGCCGCGTTGGCCCGGGCCAGCACCTGCTCCAGCGGCCAGCCGGCCAGCAGCCCGTGGCAGAGCGACCCGCCGAAGGAGTCGCCGGCGCCCAGGCCGTTGAGCGGGGTGATGGGGATCGGCGGGCTCTCGACGCGCTCCCCCGAGCGCGTCTTGGCCAGCACGCCCTTCGGGCCCTGCTTGACCACCGCGAGCTCGACGCCGGCGGCCAGCAGCGCGTCGGCCGCCCGCTCCGGGTCGCTCTCGCCGACGGCCACCTCGCACTCCTCGCGGTTGCCGACGGCCACGGTGACCTGGGGCAGCACCTTCTGGACCTGCTCGCTGGCGTGGCCGGGGGTCTCCCAGAACATCGGCCGGTAGTCGAGGTCGAGGACGGTGAACGGCCGTCGGTCGCGCGCTTCGAGGACGGCGGCGTGCGCGGCCCGGCTGGGCTCCTCGCTGAGACCGCTCACCGAGAGCCACATCAGCGCGGTGGCCCGGACGGCGTCCAGGTCGAGGTCCTCGGGCCGCACCTGCAGGTCCGGCGCGGTGGGCTTGCGGTAGAAGTACAGCGGGAAGTCGTCCGGCGGGAAGATCTCGCAGAACGTCACCGGTGTCGCGTAGGTGGTGTTCGTGACGACGTGGGCGTCGCTCACCCCGAGGTCGCGCAGCTCGCGGCGCACGTAGCGCCCGAAGGGGTCGTCGCCGACGCCGGTGATGATGCCCGCGCGGCGGCCCAGCCGGGCGGCGGCGACGGCGACGTTGGCCGTGGTGCCGCCGAGGTACTTGCCGAAGGTCTGCACGTCCTCCAGCCCGACGCCCACCTGCAGCGGGTAGATGTCGACGCCGGCGCGGCCGAAGGTCAGCACCTCCAGGGGTGCGTCCGCCGGTCCGCCCGCCCGTCCGGCGGGCGGCTGCGGGACGGCGTGGGCGTCGCTGCTCATGGCTCTCCTCGGCGGAGCGGGGTCGGTGGCCCCGGTCCGCGTCGAACCTAGGGCCTGGGTCGCGGCCCTGTCAACGATATGTACGGACAAACGGTCAAGACCCGTCGCCGCTCCCCGTCCGGCACCCCGCCGGACCCCCGGGCAGCGCTCAAGGGCGGCGGCGGCGCAGCCCGACCAGGAAGCCGGAGCCCCACGAGAGGTGCGTCGCGGCCAGCACGACCGGCAGCCAGGCCCGGGCCCGGGCCGGCATCGGCCCGGCGGTGGCCGCCCCGGCGAGGACGACGGCGAGGTAGCCCAGCGGGGCGGCGAGGCCCAGCCGCAGCAGCCGGGAGCCGGTCGCCAGCCCCAGAGCGCCGGCGGCGGTGCCGACGGCGATCCCGCTGACGGCGGCGGGCGGCGCGAGGTAGCGCAGGTTCGCCGTCTCGGGGTGCCGCCGGACGACCTCGCGGCGCCACTTGCCCGTGTCGTACATCTGCTTCAGCAGGGCCCGCAGCGACGAGCGCGGGCGGTAGGTGACCCGCAGCTCCGGGGAGAACCAGATCCGCCGCCCGCTGCCGCGCAGCCGGTAGTTCAGCTCCCAGTCCTGGGCCCGGTGCATCGTCTCGTCGAAGCCCCCGACGGCCTGCAGGGCCTCCTTGCGGAAGACCCCGAGGAAGACCGTCTCGGCCTCCCCCGCGGGCGAGCCCGCCAGGTGGAAGGCGGAGCCGCCCAGGCCCAGCCGGGTCGTGTAGGCCGAGGCGACGGCCTGCTCGAAGGCCGAGCGGCCCTGGGCGTCCATCACGCCGCCGACGTTGGCCGCGCCGGTCTCCTCCAGCAGCTCGACGGCCCGGGCGATGTAGCCGTTGGTGAGCTCGCCGTGCCCGTCGACGCGGACGACGACGTCGTGGTGGGCCGCGGCCACGCCGAGGTTGAGCGCGTGCGGCGTGCGGCCGGCCGGGTTGTCGACCACCCGGATCCGGGGGTCCCCGGCGGCCAGCTCGTCGGCGATCGTGCGGGTCGCGTCACGGCTGGGTCCGACGACGAGCAGCACCTCCAGCTCGCCGGGGTACTGCTGGTCGAGGACCCGGCCCACGGCGGCGGCGAGGTGCCGCTCCTCGTTCAGCACGGGCATGACGACGCTGACCCCGGGCCAGCTGCGTGCGCTCATCCGCTCATCCTGTCAGCCGCGGCCGGTCCGGGCCGGAGCACGCGCCCGCGCCCCGGCCGGTTCCGGTCAGGCCGAGCAGACCGCGGTCAGGTCGTCGGTGTCGGCGCCCTTGCTCGCGGCCGGCTTCTTCTGCTTCGGGGCCGCGGTGCTGGTGCCGCCGGCGGTCGGGCTGGCGGCGTCCGGGGCGGGCTCCGGGTCGTCCTTGGCCTCCGACGCGGCGATCTTGTCCGCGACCGCGGTCCGGATGACGTCGAAGTCGGGGGCGCCGGGCTGGATCAGCGGCGGCACCACGGCCAGGCTCGACGTCGGCAGCTTCTTGGCCTTGAGGGCGAGGTCCATCATCGTCCCCAGCTCGGACGTGGGCACGCTGGTCGCCACCACCTCCTGGCCCGCGGCGGCGATCTTGTTGAAGTTCGTCAGCACCGTCGCCGGGTCCATCTGGTCGAGCATCGCGTTCATCACGCACTTCTGCCGGACCATCCGGTCGTAGTCGCTGGAGTCCGAGCGGGACCGCGCGAACCACAGCGCCTCCCGGCCGTCGAGGTGCCGGTTCTTGCCCGCCTCCACGTACCCGTAGATCTTGCTGCTGCCGCCGCCGATCGGCACCCGGCGGTAGACGTCCATGGTGATGCCGCCGACGGCGTCGACGAGGTCCTCGAAGCCCTTGAGGTCGATGAGCGCCCAGTAGTTGATCTGCAGGCCGGTGGCCCCCTCGACGGCCTCCACGGTGGCCTGCGCCCCCGGGTTGCGGACACCGGGGTACAGCTCGGGGTGCTCGCTGGCGTAGGTGTAGACGGCGTTGAGCATGCAGGAGTGGTCGGCGCAGGTGTAGCCGTCGGGGAACTGGGCGTGCAGCGGCGAGGACTCCGGGAACGGCACGTCCTCGAGGTTGCGGGGCAGGCTGACCAGCACGGTGCGCCCCGTCTCGGCGTCGACGCTGGCCACCGTCATGCTGTCCGGCCGCAGCCCGACGCGGTCCTTGCCGGCGTCGCCACCCAGCAGCAGGACGTTGTACCGGCCGTGCTTGACCTCCTGGTCGCCGCCGCCGGCGAAGACCGAGGCCACCAGGTCGCGCTGGGAGGACACGATCGAGGCCGAGGCGAGCAGCCCACCGACGACGGTCAAGACGAGGGCCAGGTTGAGCACGGCGAAGCCGAGCCGGTGCCGCCGGGCGAGCTCGGGAGGGCGGCTGATCCGCCAGGCGTCGAGGAACAGCAGCCCCCAGCCGATCCCGAGGACGACGAGGGCCACCTGCACCAGCCGGAGCGTGACGCCGCTGGTCAGCAGCGTGATGGCGCCGCCGCGCCAGACCAGCGCGAGCAGCGCGACCAGGACGAGCACCGCCCAGAGCCCGGCCCAGACCCGCAGGGCGAGCCGGCCGACCGCCCGGTTGCCCGCCGCGACCTGCGCCGAGCCGGGCAGCACGAGCGTCATGCCGAGGAACGTCAGGCCGCGGCGCAGCTTGACGCGCTCGCTGCGCTGCTGGGGGGTGTGCAGGGTGGTCGGGAGGTGCCGTGCGTCCTCCGCGGTGCTACTCGACACCTGGGAGCCTTTCGTCTGCTTCGGGGAAGGCGACCCGGCGCGGCTGCGTGTCCGACGGTAGGGGTGCAGGGCCCGGCAGGTCGCAGCCAGTATGGCCACGGCCGCCGGTCACCGAGCCCGTGCCACGCCGGGACGGCGGCCTTTCACAGGCTCCGCGGACAGCACCTCCCGCTACCCTCGGCACATGCCGCCCAGCCGCGACGAGGACCTCGACTGGCTCTACGGCCGGTCCCCGCGGCCGCCCGGGCCCGAGCCGACGCGCGTGCTCCCGCCCGCCGCCGACGACCCCTCCGCGGCACCGCCCACCCCCTCCTGGGACCGGCCCGCCGCGCCGCCGCCCGACCCCCGACGCGTCGACCCGGGCTGGGGCCGGACGCCGCGGACGCCGCCGCCCGGCCGTCGTCCGCAGGGTCCCGCCGGACCGCCCCCGGCCCCGCCCACCGCACCGGGCGGCCGACCGCCCCGCCGTCGGCACCCCGTGCGGAACGCCGTCCGGGCCCTGGCCCTGCTCGTCGCGCTGGCCCTCGCCTGGCTGGTCGGGGTGCCGGCGTACGCCTGGAGCCAGGTGGGCCGGGTGGACGACGCCCCCGCCGGCGAGCGGCCCGGTGACCAGCCGGGCCAGACCTTCCTGCTCGTCGGCTCCGACTCCCGCGAGGGGTTGACCGCGGCCGAGCGCAAGCGGCTCGGCACCGGGAAGACCGAGGGCCAGCGCACCGACACGATCATGCTGCTGCACGTCCCGCCCGGCGGCGAGCCGGCGCTGGTGTCCATCCCGCGTGACTCCTTCGTCGACATCCCGGGCCACGGGGAGAACAAGATCAACGCCGCCTTCGCCTTCGGGGGCGCCCCGCTGCTCGAGCAGACCGTCGAGCAGAGCACGGGCCTGCGGGTCGACGGCTACCTGGAGATCGGGTTCGGCGGCTTCGTCAACGTCATCGACGCCCTGGGCGGGATCGAGATGTGCCTGCCGAAGGCGATCGAGGACCGCGACAGCCACCTCGACCTGCCGAAGGGCTGCCAGGAGCTCGACGGCACCACGGCGCTCGGCTACGTCCGGATGCGCAAGGCCGACCCCCGCGGCGACCTCGGCCGGGTCGAGCGGCAGCGGGAGATGCTGGCCGCCGTCGCGGGGGAGGCCGCCTCCCCCGCGACGGTGCTCAACCCGGTCCGCTACTGGCGCCTCAGCACGGCCTCGGCCCGCTCCGTCCGGCTGGGCGAGGACACCTCGCTCTGGCAGGTCGGCACGCTGGCGCTGGCCATGCGGACTGTGGCGGCCGGCGGCGGGCTGACCCTCACCGTCCCCGTCTCCGATCCCGACGCCTCGACGTCGGCCGGCTCGGCCGTGCTCTGGGACGAGAAGGAGGCCGCCGCGATGTTCAGCGACCTGGCCCGCGGCGACACCTCCGACCTGCAGCAGTACGTGCGCTGACCGCTCCCCTCCCCCGCGCTCCCCGGAGGAGCGGCGGGCCTGTCAGTGCGGGCTCGTAGCGTTCCCCACGCCCGTTCCTCCCCCGGCTCGGGCAGCACGGAGCGAGGAGCAGGCCGATGAGCAGGGCGGTGGTGAAGACGGTCGCGGCGCTGCTCGCAGCGGTGGCCGCGGTGGTGCTGGGACTGGACGGCGCCGAGCTGGTCGCCGTCCCGACGGCGGTGGTGGTGGCGTGCATCGTCACCTCGGCGACGCTGGCCGCGGTAGCCACCGTCGGCGCCGCCTGGCGCGACTGGCGGGAGCGGCGGCTGGGCCGGCGCCGCGAGCTGGCCGAGATCACCCTGACCGCCACGCTGTGGGCGGTGGTCGACCAGGTGCGGCCCCGGCTGGACTTCCGGGACCTCGGCATCGCCGTCTACCGGTCCGACCGGCGCTGGTGGTGGCCGTGGGGCTCCCGGCTCCGCCGGGTGCACCGCGTCCGCGCCTCCCGCCGACCGGTCAGCTCCGACGTCGCCTGGCGCCCGGGCAAGGGCGTCATCGGCGCCTGCGTGACCCAGGGCGAGGTCGTCGCGGTGGACCTCGCGCAGATGTCGGCCGACCTCGGCCAGCCGAGCGCCGAGGAGTGGCGGCAGGTGCCCGACGACCTGCGGATGGGGCTCGAGCACGACGAGTACCTCGACCTGCGCGACAAGTACGCCGTCGTCGTGGCCTCCCCGATCATCGACGACTCCGGCCCCCGCTCGCGGGTGGTCGGCTGCCTCGCCCTCGACGGCCCCGACGGGCGGCTGGCCTCGCTGAGCAGCGAGGAGGTGCTGGGCCTGCTGAACTTCACGGGTCAGGCCCTCCTCTCCCAGGCCGGCTGAGGCGTAGGATCCAGGGCACCCGGAGGGAAGGCGACACCCATGTCACCCGGCAACATCAAGAAGGCGCGCGCGTCGGTCATCACCCGGCCCGCCGTGCAGTCGGTGAGTGCCACCCGCAAGCTCGCCTCGTCGCTGCGCCGGCTGGGCGCCGACCAGGCCACGATCGACAAGCTCACGCGCCGCCCGGCCGCGCCCGGCGCCTCCCGCTGAGCCCCGCCCGCTGACCCGTCCCCGGGCGGTCCCGGCGGGTAGAGTCGTGCGGTGCTCGAAACCGCGACCGCTGCCCTGCCCGACGCCGGCGAGGTCGCCCAGCAGGCGGCCCGGCGCCGCGTCGTCGCCGTCATCTCCCACCCCGACGCCGGCAAGTCGACCCTGACCGAGGCCCTGCTGCTGCACGCCCGCGCCATCGGCCGGGCCGGCGCCACGCACGGCAAGGCGGGCCGCAAGGCCACCGTCTCGGACTGGATGAGCATGGAGCAGCAGCGCGGCATCTCGATCAGCTCGGCCGCCGTGCAGTTCGAGCACGACGGCGTCGTCGTCAACCTCGTCGACACCCCCGGCCACGCCGACTTCTCCGAGGACACCTACCGGGTGCTGGCCGC
This window harbors:
- the iolB gene encoding 5-deoxy-glucuronate isomerase, which gives rise to MSTVSRYYLPAGSAARDGYDLEVTPESAAWGYSSLRVLTLAAGGTRTVATGDAEVVVLPLSGAVDVAVDGVRHALHGRPDVFAGPTDLAYLPVGSVATLASAAGGRFALCGARTDRVLPFRYGAAADVPVELRGAGPSSRQVRNFATPEALDAGALIACEVITPDGNWSSYPAHKHDETTATESELEEIYYFEVAPGPHGEPGLGFMRTSSSPGHPIEVLEEVHDRDTVLVPFGWHGPCVAAPGHPLYYLNVMAGPSPERAWRISDHPDQTWVRGTWADQPVDPRLTAAKEG
- a CDS encoding Cgl0159 family (beta/alpha)8-fold protein, with product MGSVAEINEVRAREPQRIARLLAERRRRADVFGPDGRLMVVACDHPARGALAAAGRPTAMNDRHDLLERLATALARPGVDGLLATADIAEDLLLLGALEDKLVFSSLNRGGLQGASFELDDRQTGYDVRGTVEAGFEGAKMLTRIDLDDPGTVATLEQCGRAVTELARAQRIALVEPFLSRRVGGAVVNDLSADAVIRSVHIAQGLGASSAYTWLKLPVVEEMERVMDATTLPTLLLGGDPAGDPDATYARWQAALALPSVRGLVLGRTMLYPADDDVARAVDTAVAMVR
- a CDS encoding LCP family protein, whose translation is MPPSRDEDLDWLYGRSPRPPGPEPTRVLPPAADDPSAAPPTPSWDRPAAPPPDPRRVDPGWGRTPRTPPPGRRPQGPAGPPPAPPTAPGGRPPRRRHPVRNAVRALALLVALALAWLVGVPAYAWSQVGRVDDAPAGERPGDQPGQTFLLVGSDSREGLTAAERKRLGTGKTEGQRTDTIMLLHVPPGGEPALVSIPRDSFVDIPGHGENKINAAFAFGGAPLLEQTVEQSTGLRVDGYLEIGFGGFVNVIDALGGIEMCLPKAIEDRDSHLDLPKGCQELDGTTALGYVRMRKADPRGDLGRVERQREMLAAVAGEAASPATVLNPVRYWRLSTASARSVRLGEDTSLWQVGTLALAMRTVAAGGGLTLTVPVSDPDASTSAGSAVLWDEKEAAAMFSDLARGDTSDLQQYVR
- the iolC gene encoding 5-dehydro-2-deoxygluconokinase, with protein sequence MSSDAHAVPQPPAGRAGGPADAPLEVLTFGRAGVDIYPLQVGVGLEDVQTFGKYLGGTTANVAVAAARLGRRAGIITGVGDDPFGRYVRRELRDLGVSDAHVVTNTTYATPVTFCEIFPPDDFPLYFYRKPTAPDLQVRPEDLDLDAVRATALMWLSVSGLSEEPSRAAHAAVLEARDRRPFTVLDLDYRPMFWETPGHASEQVQKVLPQVTVAVGNREECEVAVGESDPERAADALLAAGVELAVVKQGPKGVLAKTRSGERVESPPIPITPLNGLGAGDSFGGSLCHGLLAGWPLEQVLARANAAGAIVASRLECSTAMPTGAEIETLLAGGDPNAGLDAAHAVHVGLAR
- a CDS encoding glycosyltransferase family 2 protein; protein product: MSARSWPGVSVVMPVLNEERHLAAAVGRVLDQQYPGELEVLLVVGPSRDATRTIADELAAGDPRIRVVDNPAGRTPHALNLGVAAAHHDVVVRVDGHGELTNGYIARAVELLEETGAANVGGVMDAQGRSAFEQAVASAYTTRLGLGGSAFHLAGSPAGEAETVFLGVFRKEALQAVGGFDETMHRAQDWELNYRLRGSGRRIWFSPELRVTYRPRSSLRALLKQMYDTGKWRREVVRRHPETANLRYLAPPAAVSGIAVGTAAGALGLATGSRLLRLGLAAPLGYLAVVLAGAATAGPMPARARAWLPVVLAATHLSWGSGFLVGLRRRRP
- a CDS encoding LCP family protein; translated protein: MSSSTAEDARHLPTTLHTPQQRSERVKLRRGLTFLGMTLVLPGSAQVAAGNRAVGRLALRVWAGLWAVLVLVALLALVWRGGAITLLTSGVTLRLVQVALVVLGIGWGLLFLDAWRISRPPELARRHRLGFAVLNLALVLTVVGGLLASASIVSSQRDLVASVFAGGGDQEVKHGRYNVLLLGGDAGKDRVGLRPDSMTVASVDAETGRTVLVSLPRNLEDVPFPESSPLHAQFPDGYTCADHSCMLNAVYTYASEHPELYPGVRNPGAQATVEAVEGATGLQINYWALIDLKGFEDLVDAVGGITMDVYRRVPIGGGSSKIYGYVEAGKNRHLDGREALWFARSRSDSSDYDRMVRQKCVMNAMLDQMDPATVLTNFNKIAAAGQEVVATSVPTSELGTMMDLALKAKKLPTSSLAVVPPLIQPGAPDFDVIRTAVADKIAASEAKDDPEPAPDAASPTAGGTSTAAPKQKKPAASKGADTDDLTAVCSA